A region from the Tachyglossus aculeatus isolate mTacAcu1 chromosome Y4, mTacAcu1.pri, whole genome shotgun sequence genome encodes:
- the LOC119947003 gene encoding protein S100-B-like, giving the protein MSASRVSQVKTPTEKAMFDIIDVFHKFSERGGYEDGLEKKEFEDMIHQEAPHFYEKVVKTHENLEKIYKKANVDGNKWLCFKEVVMVLSSIANDSHNRSHQEENPCEGSNPTQGRPGQAPSQGHDHGHEGHGHGHSHRH; this is encoded by the exons ATGTCGGCCTCCAGAGTCAGCCAGGTAAAGACCCCCACCGAGAAGGCCATGTTCGACATTATCGACGTCTTTCACAAATTCTCCGAAAGAGGCGGCTACGAAGATGGGCTGGAAAAGAAGGAATTCGAAGATATGATCCATCAGGAAGCCCCACACTTCTACGAGAAAGTG gtCAAGACCCACGAAAATCTGGAGAAAATCTACAAGAAAGCCAACGTGGACGGGAACAAATGGTTGTGTTTTAAAGAGGTCGTTATGGTGCTGAGCAGCATCGCCAACGATTCCCATAACAGATCCCACCAGGAAGAAAATCCCTGCGAGGGTTCGAACCCAACTCAAGGCCGCCCGGGTCAGGCCCCTTCCCAAGGCCATGACCACGGTCACGAGGGCCACGGCCACGGCCACAGCCACCGCCACTGA